In a single window of the Dysgonomonas mossii genome:
- a CDS encoding glycoside hydrolase family 2 TIM barrel-domain containing protein, whose amino-acid sequence MKKHYLFLFICTVLFSCSSSKKVRENVDFTEGWKFYLGDDSIAYNAQYDDAKWRILDLPHDWSIEADFSLKNPATPGGGALPGGIGWYRKDFVVDKSDEGKNVYIDFDGIYWNSKVWINGHLLGERPNGYISFRYDLTPYIKVGERNVIAVRVDNSKQPNSRWYSGSGIYRNVMLVTTNALHVDLWGTYVTTPTVTKDNAEIKIETNIKNSSDLSQTFELYSILIDKDGKEIAGINNSESVGVGENISMNQSLKVSNPILWSIDNPYLYKIVTRIEQNGKLVDEYETPLGIRYFSFDPNKGFFLNGESVKIKGVCNHHDLGFLGAAVNTRAIERQLEILKEMGCNGIRTSHNPPAPELLDLCDKMGFIVMDEAFDMWRKKKSPYDYSQYFPEWHERDLTDLILRDRNHPSIFMWSIGNEILEQWSHINADTLDLQQANMVLNFANTLNKKDIDAKELHVNSLLTIKLADIAKKLDPTRPITTGNNETEPSNHIFRSGAMDIIGFNYHENNWVNFHEKFPNQKLIITESTSGLMSRGYYEMPSDSMNIWPERWDKPFERPVHHCSSYDNCHVPWGSTHEDTWRLVKNYDHISGVYLWTGFDYLGEPTPFWWPSRSSYFGVIDLAGFPKDIYYMYQSEWTNKDVLHIFPHWNWKEGQIVDIWAYFNNADEVELFLNGLSLGKKAKEKDVYHVFWRVPFQKGTLKAVSYKDGKEVLTREVKTTGDPISIKLTADRQTIKADGKDLSFITVEALDAEGNPVPVADNLINFTIEGDGFIAGTDNGDPTDPNSLKKPSRKLFSGKALAVVQSHKKAGKIILKATSSNLKQASIEINSK is encoded by the coding sequence ATGAAAAAACATTATCTATTTCTTTTTATTTGTACAGTTCTCTTTTCGTGTTCTTCGTCAAAGAAAGTAAGAGAAAATGTAGACTTTACCGAAGGTTGGAAATTCTATCTGGGAGATGATTCTATAGCATATAATGCTCAATATGACGATGCAAAGTGGCGAATTCTTGATCTTCCTCACGACTGGAGTATAGAAGCAGATTTCTCACTAAAGAATCCGGCTACTCCCGGAGGTGGAGCATTACCGGGTGGTATAGGTTGGTATCGTAAAGACTTTGTAGTAGATAAATCCGATGAAGGAAAGAATGTATATATCGATTTTGATGGTATCTATTGGAACAGTAAAGTGTGGATAAACGGACATCTTTTGGGAGAGCGTCCCAATGGATATATTTCGTTTCGTTACGACTTGACTCCATATATTAAAGTCGGAGAAAGGAATGTTATTGCTGTTCGTGTAGACAACTCGAAACAGCCCAATTCACGGTGGTATTCGGGATCGGGCATTTATCGTAATGTGATGTTAGTAACTACAAATGCTTTACATGTTGATCTTTGGGGTACTTATGTAACTACACCTACAGTAACAAAAGATAATGCCGAGATTAAGATAGAAACGAATATAAAAAATTCATCAGATCTTAGTCAAACATTTGAACTATATTCTATCCTGATAGATAAAGATGGAAAAGAGATTGCTGGAATAAATAATTCAGAAAGTGTTGGTGTTGGAGAAAATATTTCTATGAACCAAAGTTTGAAAGTCTCAAATCCAATCTTATGGTCGATAGACAATCCATATCTCTATAAAATAGTAACCCGTATAGAGCAAAATGGGAAACTTGTAGATGAGTATGAAACTCCGTTAGGTATTCGCTATTTTTCTTTCGATCCGAATAAAGGATTCTTTCTGAATGGCGAATCTGTAAAGATAAAAGGGGTGTGTAATCACCACGATTTAGGATTCTTAGGAGCAGCTGTTAATACCAGGGCTATTGAACGTCAGCTCGAAATTCTGAAAGAGATGGGATGTAATGGTATCCGTACCTCTCATAATCCACCTGCCCCAGAATTGCTTGACTTGTGCGACAAAATGGGGTTCATCGTTATGGATGAAGCTTTCGATATGTGGCGAAAAAAGAAATCACCGTACGATTATTCTCAATATTTCCCCGAATGGCACGAACGGGATTTGACCGATCTAATTCTTCGTGATCGCAATCATCCTTCTATCTTCATGTGGAGTATAGGAAATGAAATTCTCGAACAATGGTCTCATATAAATGCCGATACATTAGATTTGCAACAGGCTAACATGGTCTTAAATTTTGCCAATACATTAAACAAAAAAGATATTGACGCAAAAGAGCTTCACGTAAATTCCCTTTTGACTATAAAGTTGGCTGATATTGCCAAAAAGCTTGATCCTACACGACCGATTACAACAGGAAATAATGAGACAGAACCATCTAATCATATCTTCCGATCGGGTGCGATGGATATTATCGGTTTCAATTATCATGAAAATAATTGGGTGAATTTTCATGAGAAATTTCCGAATCAAAAGCTGATTATTACAGAGTCTACATCAGGTCTAATGTCTCGTGGATATTACGAAATGCCTTCCGATAGTATGAACATTTGGCCCGAGAGATGGGATAAGCCTTTCGAACGTCCTGTGCATCATTGTTCATCATATGATAATTGTCATGTACCTTGGGGGAGCACTCACGAAGATACATGGAGACTTGTGAAAAACTATGATCATATTTCGGGTGTCTATCTGTGGACTGGTTTCGACTATTTGGGTGAGCCTACTCCATTCTGGTGGCCGTCTCGCAGTTCCTATTTCGGAGTAATTGACCTTGCTGGATTTCCTAAAGACATATATTATATGTATCAGAGTGAATGGACAAATAAGGATGTTCTTCACATCTTTCCGCATTGGAATTGGAAAGAGGGGCAAATTGTAGATATATGGGCATATTTCAATAATGCTGATGAGGTAGAATTGTTTTTGAACGGTTTGTCTCTAGGCAAGAAAGCCAAAGAAAAAGATGTATATCATGTCTTTTGGCGTGTTCCTTTCCAAAAAGGTACTCTGAAAGCTGTTTCTTATAAAGATGGAAAAGAGGTGCTGACAAGGGAAGTTAAAACAACAGGTGATCCTATTTCCATAAAGCTTACAGCAGATAGGCAGACAATCAAAGCTGATGGGAAAGATTTATCTTTTATTACGGTTGAGGCTTTGGATGCAGAAGGTAATCCTGTTCCTGTAGCTGATAATCTTATAAACTTTACGATAGAAGGAGATGGTTTTATAGCCGGAACTGATAATGGAGATCCTACTGATCCGAATTCTTTGAAAAAGCCTTCAAGAAAACTGTTTAGTGGAAAAGCTTTGGCTGTTGTGCAGTCTCATAAAAAGGCAGGGAAGATAATATTAAAAGCGACCTCTTCTAATTTGAAGCAAGCTTCTATAGAAATAAATAGCAAATAA
- a CDS encoding cellulase family glycosylhydrolase produces MKKYIILLLLCLGVSIANWSCSGDEDKPDPELIVSTDNLTFTKDGGDNTIHIKTNQKWTVSSSESWCTVLPASGEGTGTIKLTVSAQANTTTDIRNATLTITAGNIKKEVAVTQALTNLLVVKKNIYDVKSEGENITVELQTSGSHEIVINGDWITKSSTKSVSDVSEVFVIAPNKNIFEREGTIVFKVGNLSETVTIVQAATSLNIPADKTGMNNDAPALAAKMGLGWNLGNTLEATDGTTAGETTWGNPKASKALIDGVKAAGFNTVRIPCAWNAYIEDQATYKISDARLARVKEVVDYCIDNNMYAIINIHWDGGWLEENPTYDKQVEVNKKQKALWEQIAVYFRDYDEHLLFAGTNEVHANYNTPSAENIEVQQSYNQTFINAVRSTGGKNTWRNLIVQSYNTNIDYAVNYMKMPTDPTANRIMAEVHYYDPYDFTLAEENTIFLWGKDFSGAGVSTWGQEDWADTQFGKIKTSFVDKGIPVILGEYAATLRASLSTADYAKHVKARNYYLNYITKVAVQNGLIPVYWDNGPTGDKASGLFNRTTGEQVHTDAINAIISAGK; encoded by the coding sequence ATGAAAAAGTATATTATTTTATTATTGTTATGTCTAGGTGTGAGTATAGCTAACTGGAGTTGTTCCGGCGACGAAGATAAACCCGATCCGGAGTTAATTGTTTCAACAGATAATCTGACTTTCACAAAAGATGGTGGAGATAATACCATACATATAAAGACAAACCAAAAATGGACTGTTTCTAGTTCTGAGTCTTGGTGTACTGTTTTGCCTGCATCCGGAGAAGGAACAGGGACTATAAAACTCACTGTGTCAGCTCAGGCGAATACCACAACAGATATTCGTAATGCGACCTTGACAATAACTGCCGGGAATATAAAAAAAGAAGTAGCCGTTACACAGGCTCTGACAAATCTACTTGTTGTAAAGAAGAATATATATGATGTAAAATCAGAAGGAGAAAATATAACTGTCGAGCTACAAACATCAGGCTCTCACGAAATAGTAATAAATGGAGATTGGATTACAAAATCCTCAACAAAATCCGTTTCGGACGTTTCCGAAGTTTTTGTTATTGCTCCTAACAAGAATATTTTTGAAAGAGAAGGTACTATTGTATTCAAAGTCGGTAATTTATCAGAAACAGTTACAATTGTTCAAGCAGCGACAAGCCTGAATATTCCGGCTGATAAGACAGGAATGAATAATGACGCTCCGGCTCTTGCTGCAAAAATGGGACTCGGGTGGAATTTAGGCAATACGCTCGAAGCTACAGATGGAACTACTGCCGGAGAAACAACATGGGGCAACCCAAAGGCGTCTAAAGCTTTGATAGATGGAGTAAAAGCAGCCGGATTTAATACCGTGCGTATACCATGTGCGTGGAATGCATATATCGAAGATCAGGCTACATATAAAATATCGGATGCAAGACTTGCTCGAGTGAAAGAAGTTGTAGACTATTGTATTGATAACAATATGTATGCAATAATTAATATCCATTGGGATGGTGGCTGGCTTGAAGAAAATCCAACCTACGACAAACAGGTCGAAGTAAATAAAAAGCAAAAGGCATTGTGGGAACAAATTGCTGTTTATTTCCGTGATTATGACGAACACCTCCTTTTTGCAGGGACAAACGAAGTTCATGCCAATTATAATACACCATCGGCAGAAAATATAGAAGTGCAGCAGTCATACAACCAGACATTTATTAATGCAGTGCGTTCTACCGGAGGAAAAAATACTTGGCGTAACCTTATCGTTCAGTCATACAATACGAATATAGACTATGCAGTAAACTATATGAAAATGCCTACAGATCCTACAGCCAATCGTATCATGGCGGAAGTTCATTACTATGACCCTTATGATTTTACACTAGCTGAAGAAAATACAATTTTCCTCTGGGGTAAAGATTTTTCAGGAGCCGGAGTTTCCACATGGGGACAAGAAGATTGGGCTGATACGCAATTTGGGAAAATTAAAACAAGTTTTGTAGATAAGGGGATTCCTGTAATCTTAGGTGAATATGCTGCAACATTAAGAGCATCGTTGAGTACTGCCGATTATGCAAAGCATGTAAAGGCTCGTAATTACTATCTGAATTATATAACTAAAGTGGCAGTTCAGAATGGACTGATTCCTGTTTATTGGGATAATGGTCCTACGGGTGATAAAGCATCTGGTCTGTTCAATAGAACTACCGGAGAGCAAGTACATACAGATGCTATTAATGCTATTATTAGCGCAGGAAAATAA
- a CDS encoding NUDIX hydrolase, whose amino-acid sequence MKINFIHTYVSVDCVVFGFENDKLNILLVQRNTDKRRKKDLKLPGSLIYDQEDVDDAANRVLFELTGIKRMSLKQFRCFASPGRSNNPDDRKWLDTAYQPNINRLITVAYLSLCKVDRKLNNVSKYKQTEWCPIDKIPQMPFDHNQIVKESLVEICRWIEYNPVIVFELLPQKFTISQLHKLYEAIYNKKIDIRNFHKKVAAMSYVIPLEEKQKDVSHRAARYYKFDKKAYNKLKTSI is encoded by the coding sequence ATGAAAATAAACTTCATTCACACTTATGTCTCTGTCGATTGCGTTGTGTTCGGATTCGAGAACGACAAGTTGAATATATTATTGGTACAGCGTAATACTGATAAAAGAAGGAAAAAAGACCTGAAACTTCCCGGAAGCCTTATATATGACCAAGAAGATGTTGATGACGCTGCAAATCGTGTTTTATTTGAGCTTACAGGGATAAAGAGGATGTCGTTAAAGCAATTTCGTTGTTTTGCTTCACCGGGCAGATCCAATAACCCGGATGATAGAAAGTGGCTCGACACAGCTTATCAGCCAAATATCAATCGCCTGATTACTGTTGCGTATTTATCTCTTTGTAAGGTGGATCGGAAATTGAATAATGTTTCGAAATATAAGCAAACAGAATGGTGTCCGATTGATAAAATACCACAAATGCCATTTGACCATAATCAGATTGTGAAAGAATCACTCGTAGAGATCTGCCGATGGATAGAATACAATCCTGTTATAGTTTTTGAGCTCTTACCTCAGAAGTTTACGATAAGTCAGTTGCATAAACTGTATGAAGCAATATATAATAAGAAAATTGATATACGCAATTTCCATAAGAAGGTAGCAGCTATGAGTTATGTTATTCCTTTGGAGGAGAAACAAAAAGATGTATCTCATCGTGCAGCCCGTTATTATAAATTTGACAAAAAGGCTTATAATAAGTTGAAAACAAGTATATAA
- a CDS encoding xylulokinase translates to MYLLGYDIGSSSVKACLVNASTGKIVASDFFPKEEMKITAVKSGWAEQEPADWWANLKLAHQSVMQKSGAKGDDIQAIGITWQMHGLVLVDKDKNVLRPSIIWCDSRAVPYGEKAFKAIGEEKCLSHLLNSPGNFTASKLAWVKENEPHIYEKIDKLMLPGDYIGMKLTNDIVVTIEGMSEGIFWDFKTNTLSEDVLNHYGIPNSFFPEIKPIFGIQGYVSSSAAKELGLKEGIPVSYRAGDQPNNALSLNVFEPGEIASTAGTSGVVYGVLDQLNYDKLSRVNTFAHVNYTPEQIRLGVLLCINGTGILNSWLKRNLALEGLSYSDMNALAAQSPIGAKGISIIPFGNGAERVLENKDVNCSIHGINFNIHDKKDILRAAQEGIVFSYEYGMEIMREMGMNISTVKAGYANMFLSPIFSQTLASVSDVTIELYNTDGAAGAAKGAGIGIGLYATPQEAFASLEKLAVIEPEKDKRDQYREAYQQWRNLVTKK, encoded by the coding sequence ATGTATTTATTAGGATATGATATTGGTAGCTCTTCGGTAAAAGCTTGTCTGGTAAATGCCAGCACAGGTAAAATTGTTGCTTCAGACTTTTTTCCGAAAGAGGAAATGAAAATTACAGCTGTAAAATCGGGATGGGCAGAACAAGAACCTGCCGACTGGTGGGCAAACCTGAAACTAGCACATCAATCTGTGATGCAAAAGTCGGGGGCCAAAGGAGACGATATACAAGCTATCGGTATTACCTGGCAAATGCATGGGTTGGTGCTCGTAGATAAAGATAAAAATGTACTCCGTCCCTCTATAATATGGTGCGACAGCCGTGCTGTACCTTATGGCGAAAAGGCATTTAAAGCCATCGGTGAGGAAAAATGTCTGAGTCATTTGCTCAACTCTCCGGGTAATTTTACTGCATCTAAACTAGCGTGGGTAAAAGAAAATGAACCTCATATCTATGAAAAAATAGATAAACTGATGCTACCCGGTGATTATATCGGGATGAAATTAACAAATGATATCGTTGTTACTATCGAGGGAATGTCAGAAGGCATCTTCTGGGATTTTAAGACAAATACATTATCCGAAGATGTACTGAATCACTATGGAATACCGAATAGCTTTTTCCCTGAGATAAAACCTATTTTTGGTATACAAGGCTATGTTTCATCTTCAGCAGCCAAAGAACTTGGATTAAAAGAAGGTATCCCGGTTTCTTATCGGGCAGGCGATCAGCCTAACAATGCTCTTTCTCTCAATGTGTTTGAGCCGGGAGAAATAGCTTCTACCGCTGGAACATCGGGTGTTGTATATGGAGTGTTGGATCAGCTGAACTATGATAAACTATCGCGTGTAAATACTTTTGCGCATGTTAATTATACGCCCGAGCAAATCAGACTTGGAGTGCTGCTTTGTATCAACGGAACAGGTATTCTTAACTCATGGCTGAAACGAAATTTGGCTCTTGAAGGCTTATCGTACAGCGATATGAACGCTCTGGCTGCTCAATCTCCTATTGGAGCGAAAGGTATTAGTATTATTCCTTTTGGAAATGGAGCTGAGCGTGTATTGGAAAATAAAGATGTTAATTGCTCGATACATGGAATCAATTTTAACATCCATGACAAGAAGGATATTCTTCGTGCAGCACAAGAAGGTATTGTGTTCTCTTACGAATATGGTATGGAAATTATGCGCGAGATGGGTATGAATATTTCTACAGTGAAAGCCGGATATGCGAACATGTTTCTAAGCCCGATTTTTTCGCAAACGTTAGCCAGTGTAAGTGATGTGACTATCGAGTTGTATAATACAGATGGTGCTGCCGGAGCAGCTAAAGGAGCTGGTATTGGTATAGGGCTTTATGCCACACCTCAGGAAGCTTTTGCTTCTCTCGAAAAATTAGCAGTCATAGAACCTGAGAAAGATAAGAGAGATCAATATAGAGAGGCATATCAACAATGGCGTAATCTTGTAACTAAAAAATAA
- the xylA gene encoding xylose isomerase — protein MEILKGTKEFFPGIGKIKFEGKESKNPLAFRFYDENKVVMGKTMKDWTRFAMAYWHTLCANGGDPFGGATIHHPWNIGDDAISRAKYKMDAAFEFMTKMGINYYCFHDVDLVDAGNSWTEYEKNLHTIVDYAKEKQAASGVKLLWGTANVFSHERYMNGAATNPDFNVVASAGTQIKNAIDATIALGGSNYVFWGGREGYMSLLNTDMKREKDHLAQMLTMARDYARKQGFKGTFLIEPKPMEPTKHQYDFDTETVIGFLRHYGLDKDFKVNIEVNHATLAGHTFEHELQAAADAGLLGSIDANRGDYQNGWDTDQFPLDIYDFAHAWLVLLPYGGLGNGGVNFDAKIRRNSTDMDDLFIAHISGMDVFARGLLVAADILQSSDYNKLRKERYASFDGGEGKAFEDGKLTLEDLRTIAHKVGEPKQISGKQELYEAIVNMYI, from the coding sequence ATGGAAATTTTAAAAGGAACAAAAGAATTTTTTCCGGGTATTGGAAAAATCAAATTTGAAGGAAAAGAAAGTAAAAATCCGTTAGCATTCCGTTTTTATGACGAAAACAAAGTGGTAATGGGAAAGACAATGAAAGATTGGACTCGTTTTGCAATGGCATATTGGCATACACTATGTGCTAATGGTGGCGATCCATTTGGTGGAGCAACTATTCATCACCCATGGAATATCGGAGACGATGCTATCAGCCGTGCAAAATATAAAATGGATGCAGCTTTCGAATTCATGACCAAAATGGGAATCAACTATTATTGCTTCCATGATGTAGACTTGGTAGATGCAGGTAATTCTTGGACAGAATATGAAAAGAACTTGCACACAATAGTAGACTATGCAAAAGAAAAACAAGCAGCTTCGGGAGTAAAACTTCTTTGGGGTACCGCAAATGTTTTCAGCCACGAACGTTATATGAATGGTGCTGCAACAAACCCTGATTTTAATGTAGTTGCAAGTGCGGGAACTCAAATAAAGAATGCTATTGATGCTACTATCGCTCTTGGTGGATCTAACTATGTGTTCTGGGGAGGTCGTGAAGGTTATATGAGCTTGTTGAATACCGACATGAAACGTGAAAAAGATCACTTGGCTCAAATGTTGACAATGGCTCGTGACTATGCTCGCAAACAAGGATTCAAAGGTACATTCCTTATCGAACCTAAACCAATGGAACCTACTAAACATCAATATGACTTCGATACAGAAACTGTTATCGGCTTCCTTCGTCACTATGGTTTAGACAAAGATTTCAAAGTGAATATTGAGGTTAACCACGCTACTCTTGCAGGTCACACATTCGAACACGAATTGCAGGCTGCTGCTGATGCGGGTCTATTGGGTAGTATCGATGCTAACCGCGGAGATTATCAGAATGGTTGGGATACAGACCAGTTCCCTCTCGATATCTATGATTTTGCTCATGCATGGTTGGTATTGTTACCTTATGGCGGATTAGGAAATGGTGGTGTGAACTTCGATGCTAAAATACGTCGTAATTCTACAGATATGGACGATTTGTTTATTGCTCATATCTCAGGTATGGATGTGTTTGCTCGTGGCTTATTGGTTGCTGCTGATATTCTTCAAAGCTCAGATTACAACAAATTACGTAAAGAGCGTTATGCTTCATTCGATGGTGGAGAAGGTAAAGCTTTTGAAGATGGCAAGTTAACTCTTGAAGATCTACGCACAATTGCACATAAAGTTGGCGAACCTAAGCAAATAAGCGGTAAGCAAGAGCTTTATGAGGCTATTGTAAATATGTATATCTAA